In the genome of Pseudarthrobacter sp. IC2-21, one region contains:
- a CDS encoding ROK family protein: protein MYAIGVDLGGTKTAAGVVSEDGAVLFSETVPTLNRDGGDAILDATAELVSSLLSKAQAEGLDVVGVGVGSAGVIDAGHGVVVSATDAILGWAGTELTAGLAARLGLEPGTVRAVNDVHAHALGESWTGAAAGTASSLLVAFGTGVGGSFVLGGQPVLGHRYVGGHVGHFASPYAFHEGAAVPCVCGGAGHVEAIASGPAIRETYLRLGGTADPADARAVFALAGGSDAAAITAVGIGAGAAGQAVGGLANILDPEVVVVSGGLSDAGAPWWRPMERALRAELLPALAGLPVLPAKLGNAAAMVGAARLVLTSPS, encoded by the coding sequence ATGTACGCGATCGGGGTTGACCTTGGCGGCACTAAGACTGCTGCCGGGGTTGTTTCGGAGGATGGGGCGGTCTTGTTTTCGGAGACTGTTCCGACGCTGAATCGGGATGGTGGGGACGCCATTTTGGATGCTACTGCGGAGCTGGTTTCTTCGCTCCTTTCCAAGGCCCAAGCAGAGGGCCTGGATGTTGTGGGGGTTGGCGTTGGGTCTGCCGGGGTGATTGATGCCGGGCACGGGGTGGTGGTTTCGGCTACCGACGCGATCCTCGGGTGGGCCGGGACGGAATTGACTGCTGGATTGGCGGCGCGGCTCGGTTTGGAACCTGGCACTGTGCGGGCCGTGAACGATGTCCATGCGCACGCCCTCGGTGAGTCGTGGACCGGTGCCGCTGCCGGAACGGCCAGCTCCCTGTTGGTGGCCTTCGGCACCGGCGTCGGCGGCAGTTTTGTGCTCGGCGGGCAGCCGGTCCTCGGGCACCGCTACGTCGGCGGACACGTGGGGCACTTTGCCTCGCCGTATGCGTTTCATGAAGGCGCGGCTGTTCCCTGCGTCTGCGGCGGAGCCGGGCACGTTGAGGCCATCGCCTCCGGGCCCGCCATCCGCGAGACGTACCTCCGGCTGGGCGGCACGGCGGACCCGGCAGACGCCCGCGCCGTTTTTGCCCTGGCCGGCGGAAGCGACGCCGCTGCCATCACGGCCGTAGGCATCGGGGCCGGTGCTGCCGGGCAGGCCGTGGGCGGGCTCGCCAACATCCTTGACCCGGAGGTGGTGGTGGTTTCGGGCGGCCTCTCCGACGCCGGAGCCCCCTGGTGGCGCCCCATGGAACGTGCCCTCCGCGCCGAGCTCCTGCCCGCTTTGGCCGGGCTGCCCGTCCTCCCGGCTAAACTCGGCAACGCGGCCGCCATGGTGGGGGCCGCGCGCCTGGTCCTCACTTCCCCGTCCTGA
- a CDS encoding dihydrodipicolinate synthase family protein — protein sequence MTTVASRFQGVIPPVVTPRTVDGAIDVPSLENVTRHLLDGGVSGLFVLGSSGEVTHMTNTERDLVVQTVAGVNAGQVPVIVGAVEQTTNRVIEEAKRVIALGADSIVATSLYYAISNAQENNTHFRSIAAAVDVPVFAYDVPVRTHFKLPTDLLVELGRDGVIAGVKDSSGDDVSFRQLLIAAKDIPNFDIFTGHEVVVDGALLGGAQGVVPGLGNVDPAGYRRLYDAAVAGDWAKAAAEQDRLADVFEIVYTPKAGRMSGNAAGLGAFKTALQLMGVIKTNVMSAPMLSLDEDETAAVKVILERNGLI from the coding sequence GTGACAACTGTCGCTTCCCGCTTCCAGGGCGTCATCCCGCCCGTCGTAACCCCCCGCACCGTGGACGGCGCCATCGACGTACCGTCGCTGGAAAACGTCACCAGGCACCTGCTCGACGGCGGCGTGAGCGGCCTGTTTGTGCTGGGTTCCTCCGGCGAGGTCACCCATATGACCAACACCGAGCGCGACCTCGTTGTACAGACCGTGGCAGGCGTGAACGCCGGCCAGGTGCCCGTGATTGTGGGCGCTGTGGAGCAGACCACCAACCGCGTCATCGAAGAAGCCAAGCGCGTCATCGCGCTGGGTGCCGACTCGATCGTGGCCACCAGCCTGTACTACGCCATCTCCAACGCCCAGGAGAACAACACGCACTTCCGCTCCATCGCCGCCGCTGTGGACGTCCCCGTTTTCGCCTACGACGTCCCGGTGCGCACCCACTTCAAGCTGCCCACCGACCTGCTGGTCGAGCTGGGCCGCGACGGCGTCATCGCCGGCGTGAAGGACTCCTCCGGTGACGACGTCTCCTTCCGCCAGCTGCTCATTGCAGCCAAGGACATTCCCAACTTCGACATCTTCACCGGCCACGAAGTGGTAGTGGACGGTGCCCTCCTGGGCGGCGCCCAGGGTGTTGTTCCGGGCCTCGGCAACGTTGACCCGGCCGGCTACCGCCGCCTCTACGACGCTGCCGTTGCCGGCGACTGGGCCAAGGCCGCCGCCGAGCAGGACCGCCTGGCCGATGTCTTCGAAATCGTCTACACCCCCAAGGCAGGCCGCATGTCCGGCAACGCCGCGGGCCTGGGCGCCTTCAAGACCGCCCTGCAGCTTATGGGCGTCATCAAGACCAACGTCATGAGCGCCCCGATGCTCTCCCTGGACGAAGACGAGACTGCAGCGGTCAAGGTCATCCTGGAACGCAACGGGCTGATCTAG